A section of the Paralichthys olivaceus isolate ysfri-2021 chromosome 14, ASM2471397v2, whole genome shotgun sequence genome encodes:
- the b3galnt2 gene encoding UDP-GalNAc:beta-1,3-N-acetylgalactosaminyltransferase 2, with amino-acid sequence MRRLALILLPCAVAVLVHLWLAQRPSSAPLDNNTLSDEALPYHEVLVGVLSARHHYELRQAIRETWLGYIRHHPHLQHRVGVKFIVGKHGCPIPEEDREDPYSCSILNFTEPVTGQDAEIEIVTVADPSVLAPSDVSAIALDFKVLHPVVITRLGVFPRGTQPELQGNVTVKLLQLDQEEAVVTARFSAISTGTMVNGVWYKPVEQFILPKGFEGTLVWECLDSSGLTTVKSSLQLNDGGGVLKISSIAEGILPHRSALGFPGLAGGFTFTIYDGDGLSGLLRGRPARIEHHASRLRQEDATLQRESLRHGDMVFVDVVDTYRNVPSKLLQFYKWSVGNADFNLLLKTDDDCFIDVDSVLMKIDHKGLKRSNFWWGNFRQSWAVDRIGKWQELEYASPAYPAFACGSGYVVSRDLVQWLASNAQKLKAYQGEDVSMGIWMAAVGPQKYQDPSWLCEKECYLDMLSSPQHTAEELHILWDRKRACGDPCGCPWGH; translated from the exons ATGCGGAGGCTAGCGCTCATTCTGCTGCCCTGTGCCGTCGCCGTCCTGGTGCACTTGTGGTTGGCACAACGACCCTCCTCCGCTCCGCTGGACAACAACACTCTCTCGG ATGAAGCATTACCTTACCATGAAGTTCTGGTGGGAGTGCTGTCAGCGAGACACCATTATGAACTGCGACAAGCGATAAGGGAGACGTGGCTGGGCTACATCCGCCATCACCCCCACCTCCAGCACAG agtgGGGGTGAAATTTATTGTGGGCAAACATGGGTGTCCCATtccagaggaggacagagaggatcCCTACTCCTGCTCCATCCTGAACTTCACCGAGCCAG TCACAGGGCAGGATGCTGAGATCGAGATTGTGACAGTGGCTGACCCCTCGGTGCTGGCCCCGTCCGACGTCTCTGCCATCGCCCTGGATTTCAAGGTCCTGCACCCGGTGGTGATCACCAGGCTGGGGGTGTTTCCCAGAGGGACCCAGCCTGAGCTTCAGGGCAACGTAACGGTGAAGCTTCTCCAGCTGGACCAGGAG GAGGCTGTGGTTACTGCTCGCTTCAGTGCCATCAGCACAGGGACCATGGTGAACGGAGTTTGGTACAAACCAGTGGAGCAGTTCATTTTGCCTAAG GGTTTTGAAGGGACGCTGGTTTGGGAGTGTCTGGACTCTTCTGGATTGACAACGGTCAAATCCTCCCTGCAGCTCAATGATGGAGGAGGCGTCCTCAAGATCTCCTCC ATCGCCGAAGGCATATTGCCTCATAGAAGTGCTCTTGGGTTTCCTGGTTTGGCGGGAGGGTTCACATTTACTATCTACG ATGGAGACGGTCTGTCGGGGCTTCTGCGGGGTCGCCCAGCCAGGATCGAGCACCACGCCTCCAGGCTGAGACAGGAGGACGCCACCTTGCAGCGGGAGAGCCTGAGGCACGGCGACATGGTTTTCGTGGACGTAGTTGACACCTACAGGAACGTGCCTTCCAAACTGCTTCAGTTCTATAAATG GTCTGTAGGAAACGCTGACTTTAATCTGCTGCTGAAGACGGATGATGATTGTTTCATCGACGTCGACTCAGTGTTAATGAAGATTGACCACAAGGGTCTCAAACGCAGCAATTTCTGGTGGGGAAA TTTCAGGCAGAGCTGGGCAGTGGATCGTATTGGGAAGTGGCAGGAGCTGGAGTACGCTAGTCCGGCCTACCCGGCTTTTGCCTGCGGCTCAGGCTATGTGGTCTCTCGTGACCTGGTCCAGTGGCTTGCCAGTAACGCACAGAAGCTCAAGGCCTACCAG GGAGAAGACGTGAGCATGGGGATATGGATGGCAGCCGTTGGACCACAGAAATATCAG GACCCCAGCTGGCTGTGTGAGAAGGAGTGCTACCTGGACATGCTGTCGTCCCCCCAACACACAGCCGAGGAGCTGCACATCCTCTGGGACAGGAAGAGGGCTTGCGGAGACCCCTGTGGTTGTCCCTGGGGCCACTAA